TCCACACAGCAACCCTCCTCCACGACGACGTTGTGGATGAATCAGATATGCGCCGCGGCAAGGCAACGGCGAACGCCGCCTTTGGTAATGCCGCCAGCGTACTGGTCGGGGATTTTATCTATACCCGTGCATTCCAGATGATGACCAGTCTCGGCTCGCTGAAGGTGCTAGAGGTGATGTCAGAAGCGGTGAACGTGATTGCAGAAGGCGAAGTGCTGCAATTGATGAACGTCAACGACCCGAACATTACCGAAGAGAACTACATGCGCGTGATTTACAGCAAAACCGCGCGCCTGTTCGAAGCGGCCGCCCAGTGTTCTGGTTTACTGGCGGGCTGTTCAGAGGCACAGGAGAAGGGGCTGCAGGATTACGGCCGCTACCTGGGCACTGCATTCCAGCTGATTGACGATCTGCTCGATTACAGCGCCGATGGCGAAACGCTGGGTAAAAATACCGGCGATGACCTTAACGAAGGCAAACCGACGCTGCCGCTGCTGCATGCGATGCATAACGGTACCCCTGAGCAGGCGCAAATGATCCGCGAAGCGATTGAACAGGGAAGCGGACGCCATCTTCTGGAACCGGTTCTGGAAGCAATGGCGCAGTGCGGGTCGCTGGAGTGGACGCGCCGCCGTGCTGAAGAAGAGGCGGATAAAGCCATCGCCGCGCTGCAGGTTCTCCCGCACTCTGAGTGGCGCGATGCGCTCATTGCGCTTGCCCACATCGCCGTTCAGCGCGATCGTTAATCTCTCTGTTTCCCGCGATTTATCGCGGGAAAGTTCCAATAAGCTCTTATAACATCCTTTTTCAGGCGCCGAATCCTTGCTGCGAAAGCCTTGGCATAATCTGAAAACATAATAATCGACCTGAACTTTTTAGAACAAATATTCCCATATGCGTATAGTGATCTGCGTTGTTGGCGAACAATGGTTGAAACCGATTCTCATCAGGGAGATGTTATGGAAACGAAATATACCGACTGGCATCAAGCCGATATTATTGCCGGGCTGCGAAAAAAGGGTACGTCGCTGGCGGCTGAATCTCGAAAAAATGGCTTGAGTTCCTCCACCCTCGCCAATGCACTGACCCGACCCTGGCCGAAGGGAGAGTTGATTATTGCCCGGGCGCTGGATACCGATCCCTGGGTTATATGGCCTTCGCGTTACCACGATCCCATCACGCACGCGTTTCTTGATAAAACCAAATTCATCAGGAAAAAACGTAGTGAAGCGTAAAAATGTCGCAGATAAAAAAAGGGAGCTTTCGCTCCCTTTTTTAACGGTGTAGAGGTTATTCGCCCTTCACACGCTCAATCTTCGCGCCCAGCGCGCTGAGCTTATCTTCGATACGCTCATAACCACGATCGATGTGGTAGATGCGATCGACATAGGTCGTCCCTTCCGCAATACAGCCAGCCAGCACGAGGCTCGCCGATGCACGCAGATCGGTCGCCATCACCTGCGCG
This Kosakonia cowanii JCM 10956 = DSM 18146 DNA region includes the following protein-coding sequences:
- the ispB gene encoding octaprenyl diphosphate synthase; this encodes MNLEKINELTAQDMAGVNATILQQLNSDVKLINQLGYYIVSGGGKRIRPMIAVLAARAVGYEGNAHVTIAALIEFIHTATLLHDDVVDESDMRRGKATANAAFGNAASVLVGDFIYTRAFQMMTSLGSLKVLEVMSEAVNVIAEGEVLQLMNVNDPNITEENYMRVIYSKTARLFEAAAQCSGLLAGCSEAQEKGLQDYGRYLGTAFQLIDDLLDYSADGETLGKNTGDDLNEGKPTLPLLHAMHNGTPEQAQMIREAIEQGSGRHLLEPVLEAMAQCGSLEWTRRRAEEEADKAIAALQVLPHSEWRDALIALAHIAVQRDR
- the sfsB gene encoding DNA-binding transcriptional regulator SfsB, which encodes METKYTDWHQADIIAGLRKKGTSLAAESRKNGLSSSTLANALTRPWPKGELIIARALDTDPWVIWPSRYHDPITHAFLDKTKFIRKKRSEA